CGTCTATGCGCTCGATGCCGAGAAACAAGGCGAGATTCTCTGGCAGACGCGCATCGGCGAAGGCGGCACGAATGGCGGCGTGCAGTGGGGCATGGCCACCGACGGCACGTTCGTCTACGCCACGACTTCCGACGTCGGGCGCACGCGCTGGGCCGGCGATCCGTTCGACACGCGTCGCTACGTTCTCGATCCGAACCACGGCGGCGGTCTCACGGCACTGCGCGTTGCCGACGGCAGCCGCGCGTGGCACGCAGTCGCGGCGCCCTGCCGCGATGGCGCGCCGGCCGGGTGCAGCCCTGCTCAGCCCGGCGCCGTGACACTGATTCCCGGCGTCGTGTTCGCAACCTCGAACGACGGTCACGTGCGCGCGCACGCGACCGCCGACGGCCGCGCGCTCTGGGACTACGACACGGTGCGCGAGTTTCCCACGGTCAACGGCGTGCCGGCACGCGGCGGCTCGCTGGACGGGCAAGGCGTCGTCGTCGTGGGCGGTCTCGTGCTCGTCACGTCCGGTTATCCGCGCAACGGCGGCATGCCCGGCAACGTGCTCCTCGCGTTTCGCGCCGACTGACGGCAGCGCGTCACGCTCGATCGATCCGTTTCCAGTGCTCCGATTGCGTGGCCTTCCTGCGGGCCGCTTCGGAAGCGAACAATCCGATGTGACCGCATTCGACACACACGGTCGGACGGATCTGCGCGCCCGAGAAAAGACCCGGCGCAAGCTTCGGCAGAACCTCCTCGCCGCACCCCGAGTATCGGTAGAACTTCGTGCACTCGTAGAGCTCTTGCGAGCCACATGCTGGACAGCGTTTCATCTCGTTCTCCTCTAGCTACCGCCGCCGCCACCGCAACCTCCGCCGCCTCCGCAACCGCTCGCGCTGCCGCAGCCGGCCCCGCCGCCGCCATCGCCGCCGTCGCCGCCTGCGTTGCAGTCGCTCCCCGGTGGGCAGGTGCTGTCCGACGGCGCGTACATCGTCGCGGCACCGGCGGCCGCAGCGCCGTCTCCGCTTCGACGCTTGGACACGTGACGCCGCTTGCCCGCCTGCCCAGTGCGCGCCGCTGCGGCGACAAGGACGACGACGAGCGCGATGACCACTAACCCGACCCACACTCCGGGACCGGAGCCCGCCGCGGCGACGCCGTCGGTCTGTGCCAGCGCATGCGCGACCGCAACGAGCGCACCAGCGCCGAGCGACGCGACTGCGCCGCGCTTCAGCAGCGTGCGGTCGAGCGTCACGACGTCGCGGCGATCGATGCGCACGAAGTCATGGCGTGCGTCGAACCGCTCCTCCGCGGTAGGCCAGAGGTCCCTCGGCGGTTCGCCGAAGTAGCGGCGATACGACGAGAGCGTGTTCTCGTACCAGTCGTGAAACTTGCTGTCCTCGGCCGCGCCCCCTTCGGTCGGTCCGTGATGCAGCGGCCGCTCGAGCGTGTCGCGGCACAGTGTTTCCCAGTAGTGCCGCGAGTAGGTCAGGTGCAGATGCCAGACCTGATCGACCGCGTCCGACGGCGTCACGGGATGGCCGGCGTGCGCGGCCAGAAAGCAGAACTTGCGGTACTCACCGATCGCGTTCCGGGCGAGCTCGGTCGTCCAGCCGTTCTCGCGGGTTAGGCGCGCAGAGAACGGGAAAGCGACGTCCTCGGCGTCGAAATCGAGGCTAGAAAGGCGGTTCCAGGTCGTGAGCTCTTGTATGTTCATGTTCTGCCTCACTATTGTTACATGCCACTTGTTACAGGAAATATAATACCTGTATTATAATTCAAGTACAAGTAGTCCTGAATTGCCCGTATCATGCTCGCCCCATATGGCTCACCCACATCGAGACCCGCCTCGCCGCCCCCAATGGACGATCTTCAGCAACCACGCGCACGTGCTCGTCTGCATCGTGCGCAACCCCGAGGAGCGCGTGCGCGAGATCGCGCGTAAGGTCGGTGTCACCGAGCGCGCGGTGCAACGAATCATCGGGGAGCTCGAGGAGGCCGGCGTCATTACGCGCGAGCGCCAGGGACGCACGAACCGCTACAGCTTGTCGCTGGACCGGCCGCTCCGGCATCCGCTCGAAGCGAATACGACGATCGCGGAAGTCATCCGCGTCATCGAAAGCGAATGAGCGTCGCGCGCCTCTAGCGCGTCGGGTCGGCGAGCGCGTCGGGCTCCGCGGGCGGGGTTTCGCACTCGCGGATGACGTCGTGGACCAACGCTTGGAGGATCCGGAAGCTCTCGTCGGCCGACAGCTTCTCGTCGATCAACTGCGCGAACGCGCGGTCTCGCAGGCTTCGCGCCTCCGTCATGCACTCCGCACGCTGCTGCGGGTCCGATCCCTGCGCGAGCTTGGCACGAATCGCGAGCGCCTCCGCGTAGAACTCATCGATGCGGCCCTTCCTGCGCCCGCGCCAAAAGCGCGCAACCGCGATGAGGCCGGTGACGAGCGCTGCGGCGACGGTAGTCACCACCTCGAAGATTCCGGAGGCTCGTTCGGCGAATCCCGGCTCGTTCCGCGCGCGAAAGGCCAGCGCGCCGGCGTGCACGGGGAAGGTCAGATGAGAAATCTGAAACGTCTCGAGCTCGTCGACTGCAATATCGGGCCGCAGTGCGACGAGCAGCGGTCCCATCGTCTGAAGCGACTGAACGAGGTCGTAAACGACGACGCGCGATGTGTCGGCACGCACGACGAGCAACGTGTCGACGGCCACGGTCGCGATCGCGGTCGGCGTCAGCTGCTGCCCGTACGTGCCTTCCGGGATCACGAATGGCCGGAGGAAGGGCGCGACGAGGCTCAGGCCGTCGGCCATGGAGCCTCTGCCCACGTCCTCGGCTCGGCCGAGACTGAGCAGCTCGTAACCTTCGAGCAGCGGCGCCGAGCGCGGCGCGATCGGA
This genomic interval from Gemmatimonadaceae bacterium contains the following:
- a CDS encoding winged helix-turn-helix domain-containing protein, which encodes MAHPHRDPPRRPQWTIFSNHAHVLVCIVRNPEERVREIARKVGVTERAVQRIIGELEEAGVITRERQGRTNRYSLSLDRPLRHPLEANTTIAEVIRVIESE
- a CDS encoding TAXI family TRAP transporter solute-binding subunit, which encodes MAARECLFARALIGLTLSLLLAGCSEAPATLRIVSGPPQTNEQVAELLATASAEVETPVRLTAGVAVADAQQALSLLADGKADLAIVENSVSYREPAVRTVIPLYPSVLHIGVRPEKRGQTFGEVLRGATVFAGDENAPARLLLNRMTSMYAWSGIEFTFVDSVDSRPDVVFAFAPIAPRSAPLLEGYELLSLGRAEDVGRGSMADGLSLVAPFLRPFVIPEGTYGQQLTPTAIATVAVDTLLVVRADTSRVVVYDLVQSLQTMGPLLVALRPDIAVDELETFQISHLTFPVHAGALAFRARNEPGFAERASGIFEVVTTVAAALVTGLIAVARFWRGRRKGRIDEFYAEALAIRAKLAQGSDPQQRAECMTEARSLRDRAFAQLIDEKLSADESFRILQALVHDVIRECETPPAEPDALADPTR
- a CDS encoding PQQ-binding-like beta-propeller repeat protein, with product GSCNREHRSNCAFDEGPDHDFGSSAILVQGGARLLAGQKSGIVYALDAEKQGEILWQTRIGEGGTNGGVQWGMATDGTFVYATTSDVGRTRWAGDPFDTRRYVLDPNHGGGLTALRVADGSRAWHAVAAPCRDGAPAGCSPAQPGAVTLIPGVVFATSNDGHVRAHATADGRALWDYDTVREFPTVNGVPARGGSLDGQGVVVVGGLVLVTSGYPRNGGMPGNVLLAFRAD